In one Pasteuria penetrans genomic region, the following are encoded:
- a CDS encoding FtsX-like permease family protein has product MAFFWCACRAIRRQPRAYMGLLWSEAAALSIVFSYATLFFHPQLRVVKEGAESIFNFIFLVPVASVFVPIYYSLVTLYRTRQKQLGVFLLLGMNPRYLWIMLLLETVIVGCGAVVLGTLVGGMLSPGLLFFAEQALGLVELPFYFSWKALVSSVAVSFLLLVLASVLTPLLIQRKRVIQLLQSERRLDSLPKPPIINLLYSVAAVFSLGSLVFIGFFLPAAVIFDWGVYAYYAIVALSALGVYSSYRQGSLVLFRLCRWNKNFSWKGTRLLWLGNMAHRFHDNARFFYNLSILITGVLFFSIISIALIQSPIGEIVKNIKGSSQKIGPALVYRLGKEGETNPDEEGSLESINQQLLNNGLVRVDSHPLMIGDLVESKSEYLSIRDEQRWALQENIQAELTRYTRGWFLSLKDYNEMLKALGKTALTLDPNEAAVLCEKENCSDEEIPLNPIPEQFGVRKVHYLSPRGLLVPLQKTQYAPQWILGNQVYARALQYPNMQKFWDVNYLLPRNEMNPRIFKALVEAGSVDPKNQIWDRIMAGREVPPSFIYSEMADTHQITVFLIFYFFSLFLTCPISLIGIMNMLFLRICDDVENQRRQFQNLLRIGVPMHHLQRSTGIQVALLFFIPVFVSGVLAIYWVHCVARVLRNQLPAQMGLGDALFSSTGWTFLLFLVLQVAVFGPTCSWVLRAMKKG; this is encoded by the coding sequence ATGGCATTTTTTTGGTGTGCTTGTCGTGCGATCAGGCGTCAACCTAGGGCCTATATGGGTCTACTGTGGAGTGAGGCTGCCGCACTGTCCATAGTTTTTTCTTATGCTACCTTGTTTTTTCACCCTCAGTTGCGGGTCGTCAAGGAGGGAGCAGAATCTATATTCAACTTCATATTTCTTGTTCCTGTAGCTTCTGTTTTTGTGCCTATCTATTATTCCCTGGTTACACTCTATAGAACCCGACAGAAGCAACTCGGTGTTTTTCTCCTTCTAGGTATGAATCCCCGTTATTTGTGGATTATGCTACTATTAGAAACTGTGATCGTAGGTTGTGGCGCTGTGGTTTTAGGTACACTAGTCGGTGGAATGCTAAGTCCAGGTTTGCTATTTTTCGCAGAGCAGGCTCTGGGGTTAGTAGAGCTCCCCTTTTACTTTTCATGGAAAGCCCTGGTATCCTCTGTAGCTGTTTCCTTTCTGCTCCTGGTATTGGCTTCCGTGCTCACACCCCTCCTTATACAACGTAAGAGGGTGATCCAGTTGCTTCAAAGTGAGAGGAGATTAGATAGTCTACCTAAGCCCCCGATCATAAATCTTTTGTATTCTGTGGCGGCTGTTTTTTCCCTTGGATCCCTAGTTTTCATCGGTTTTTTCCTACCCGCAGCCGTAATTTTTGATTGGGGTGTGTATGCTTACTATGCTATTGTTGCGCTCAGTGCATTGGGTGTTTACTCCTCTTATCGCCAAGGCAGCTTGGTTCTGTTCCGTCTTTGTCGGTGGAACAAAAATTTCTCCTGGAAAGGCACACGTTTACTATGGCTAGGGAATATGGCTCATCGTTTTCATGATAATGCACGATTTTTCTATAATTTGTCTATTCTTATAACGGGTGTTTTATTTTTTTCAATTATTTCCATTGCTCTCATACAATCACCCATAGGGGAAATAGTAAAAAACATAAAGGGAAGCAGTCAAAAAATTGGACCCGCACTGGTTTATCGTTTGGGGAAAGAGGGGGAAACCAATCCAGACGAGGAGGGAAGTTTGGAATCCATCAACCAGCAACTTTTAAACAATGGATTGGTTCGCGTGGATTCTCACCCTCTAATGATAGGAGATCTTGTAGAGAGTAAGAGTGAATACCTTTCCATACGGGATGAACAACGGTGGGCTTTGCAGGAAAATATCCAAGCTGAACTGACAAGGTATACGAGGGGATGGTTTCTCTCCCTCAAAGACTACAATGAGATGTTGAAAGCATTGGGAAAAACCGCCCTAACCCTTGATCCTAATGAAGCTGCGGTATTGTGTGAAAAGGAAAACTGTTCCGATGAGGAAATCCCCCTCAATCCTATCCCTGAGCAATTTGGCGTTAGGAAGGTACACTATTTGAGCCCGAGGGGGTTACTGGTTCCTCTCCAGAAGACACAGTATGCCCCCCAATGGATTTTAGGAAATCAAGTGTATGCGAGGGCTTTGCAATACCCCAATATGCAAAAGTTTTGGGATGTCAATTACTTGCTACCCCGCAATGAAATGAACCCTCGTATCTTCAAGGCACTGGTTGAGGCGGGATCGGTAGATCCAAAAAATCAGATCTGGGATCGAATCATGGCGGGTCGTGAGGTCCCCCCCTCCTTCATCTACAGTGAGATGGCCGATACTCATCAGATCACAGTATTTTTGATCTTCTATTTCTTTTCGCTTTTTCTCACTTGTCCTATTTCGCTCATCGGTATCATGAACATGTTGTTCCTTCGCATTTGTGATGATGTAGAGAACCAGCGGCGGCAATTTCAAAATCTACTACGAATTGGTGTTCCGATGCATCACCTGCAGAGATCCACTGGGATACAGGTGGCCCTACTTTTCTTCATCCCTGTGTTTGTATCTGGCGTGTTGGCCATTTATTGGGTCCATTGCGTGGCTAGAGTTTTAAGGAACCAGCTACCTGCCCAAATGGGGTTGGGGGATGCGTTGTTCTCTTCCACAGGATGGACTTTTCTCTTATTCCTAGTCCTTCAAGTTGCAGTGTTTGGGCCTACATGCTCATGGGTATTGCGCGCAATGAAAAAAGGATAG